Part of the Rhizobiales bacterium NRL2 genome is shown below.
CTGGTCGAGCAGCAGATCCAGCTGAACTCCGGCGAACAGCGTGATCTCGTGACCCGAGTACTCGACGAGATGTTGGGTCTCGGCCCGCTGGAGCCGCTGCTGGCCGACGACGACATCGCCGATATCCTGGTCAACGGTGCCGACCAGGTCTATGTCGAGCGGCGCGGCAAGCTGGAGCGGACCGACGTCCGCTTCCGCGACAACGATCATGTCATGCAGATCGCCGTCCGCATCGCCAGCGGGGTCGGACGCCGCATCGACGAAGCGCAGCCGCTGGTCGACGCGCGCCTGCCCGACGGCAGCCGGGTCAACATCATCGCGCCGCCCCTGGCGCTGGACGGGCCTTCCATCTCCATCCGCAAGTTCTCCGCCAAGCGCATCACCCTCGACACCATGGCCGAGAGCGGCAGCGTCTCCCGGAACCTCGCCATGGTGCTGAAGATCGCGGCGCGGGCGCGGCTCAACATCTTGGTCGCCGGCGGCACGGGCTCCGGCAAGACGACCCTGCTCAACGCGCTCTCGCAGCTCATCGACGGCGGCGAGCGTATCGTCACCATCGAGGACGCCGCGGAACTGCAGCTTCAGCAGCCGCACGTGGTCCGCCTGGAAACACGGCCGGCCAATATCGAAGGCAATGGCGAGATCACGCAGCGGCATCTGGTGAAGAATGCGCTGCGCATGCGTCCCGACCGCATAATCCTGGGCGAGATCCGGGGCGAGGAAGCGCTGGACGTGCTGCAGGCCATGAACACCGGCCATGACGGGTCCATGTCCACCATCCACGCCAACAACCCGCGCGAGGCGCTGACCCGGCTGGAGAACATGGTCGCCATGGCAGGCGTCAAGCTGCCGACCGAGGCGGTGCGGCGCCAGATCGTGGCCGCGGTCGACCTGATCGTCCATGTCAGCCGCATGCGCGACGGCCGCCGCCGGGTGACCAAGCTCAGCGAAGTGGTCGGCATGGAAGGCGAGATCATCACCACGCAGGATCTGTTCGCCTTCACGGTGGACGCCGAGGACGAGGGGGGCAATCTGGTGGGCCGCTACGAAAGTACCGGGCTGCGCCCGGCCTTCCTTCCGCGTGCCGCCTATTTCGGCCTCGACGGGACGTTGCTCGAGGCGATGACGCCATGACCGCGGAGCAGGCGCCGCTGTTGCTCGGCGCGGCCGCGCTGGGGCTCGCGGGCCTGCTGGCGCTGGCGGCGATCATCGCCGCCGATCCGCGGCGGCCGATCCGTGCGCGGGCGCGCAAGCTCATGGCCCGTGACGGGGGCGGGGAGAAGGCCGTGGCGGCGGTCCGGGCGATCCATCTGGCAAGGCGTGGTCCCCGGCACGGCGCCATCGACCTGATGCTGGCGCGCGCCGGCCTGCGTCAACCGCCGCTCAGGCTGGCATTGCAACTCGGCGGTGCGGTCCTTGCCGCGGCGGCGCTGCTCATACTCGTTACTCCCATGCCGCCTTTGCTGGCAGGCGCATTCGCCGCGTCAGGCGGCGTTCTGCTCGCCTTTGCGGCACTCAAGGTCCTGGCGGCGCGGCGGCGGACCGCGTTCCTCGACAAGTTTCCCGACGCCATCGGTCTGATGGTCCGGGGGCTGCGCGCCGGCCTGCCGCTCGGTCAGTGCCTGAAATCGGCCGCGGCCGAGAACCGGGGCGTTCTGGGCGAAGCCTTCGGCGCCATCGTCGACCAGATGCTGCTCGGCCGGCCGCTGGAGACGGCGCTGGCGCGAGCCGATGCCCGGATCGGAATCCAGGAATTCAGCTTCTTCGCCATGAGTCTGACCATCCAGGCCCGCACCGGCGGCAATCTGGCCGATACTCTGGAGAACCTCGCCGAGACGCTGCGCAAGCGCCGCCAGCTCAAGCTGAAGATCAAGGCGCTGTCGGGAGAGGCGCGGGCCTCGGCCCTGATCATCGGCGGGCTGCCTTTCGTGGTCGGCGGCATGCTGATGCTGGTCAGTCCGGGTTATGTCGATGCGCTCTTCGGCGATCCGCGCGGCCAGAAACTGGTCACGCTCGCGCTGGTATCCATGTTGTTCGGCTTCATCGTCATGGCCCGCATGATCCGGTTCCGGACATGAGCGACTATCTCGCCAACCTGGCGCCGGGCCTCGACCTGCGCCTGCTGGCGGTGCTGCTGGCCGCTCTGGCTGCTGCCGTGGTTGCGGGCGTGCTGTCATGGGAGGTGGCGGCGCGCCGTGCACTTGCCCAACGCGTGCGCCGCGTCGGCAACTTCGAAGCCCGCCTGCGCGAACGCAGCCGGAATGCGGCGGGGCGGCCGTCCGGCGTGCGTGCGATGATGCGCGGGCAGTTGCGCCGCGGCCTGCTGGGGGTCGCGCAACGGCTCGCCGATCGCCTGCGGCTGCTGACGTCCAGGGACGCCGAGGCGGTGCGGCTTCGCCTGCTGCGCGCCGGCTGGCACGGGCGCGAGGCGATGGCAGTGTATTATGTCGCCAAGCTGGTGCTGCCGCTGGCCAGCGCCGCGGTGCTCATCCTGTTTCTGTACCTGCTGGAGACGCCGCGGGTGCCGGATCCCTGGCGGCTCCTGCTGGCGCTCTTCGCGACCGGTTCTGCCGTGGTTCTGCCCTCGCTGGTGCTGGACCGGCTGGTCGACCGCCGGCAGCGGAATCTCGGCGAGGCATTGCCCGACGCGCT
Proteins encoded:
- a CDS encoding flagellar protein FlaI, which gives rise to MSARLQLELPAGTPRREVAARAEAALIDGLGSGAGMPDALALRDLVTRIVNTVASDPAACKADRDESGPVGAAFSAVYGALLDRIDAARIATMERGDLAREIDPAIGELLVEQQIQLNSGEQRDLVTRVLDEMLGLGPLEPLLADDDIADILVNGADQVYVERRGKLERTDVRFRDNDHVMQIAVRIASGVGRRIDEAQPLVDARLPDGSRVNIIAPPLALDGPSISIRKFSAKRITLDTMAESGSVSRNLAMVLKIAARARLNILVAGGTGSGKTTLLNALSQLIDGGERIVTIEDAAELQLQQPHVVRLETRPANIEGNGEITQRHLVKNALRMRPDRIILGEIRGEEALDVLQAMNTGHDGSMSTIHANNPREALTRLENMVAMAGVKLPTEAVRRQIVAAVDLIVHVSRMRDGRRRVTKLSEVVGMEGEIITTQDLFAFTVDAEDEGGNLVGRYESTGLRPAFLPRAAYFGLDGTLLEAMTP